The Sulfurimonas lithotrophica genome includes a region encoding these proteins:
- a CDS encoding CinA family protein — protein sequence MKLHLIFVGNKFIYNNSLKEYVQRSISKSFDFIDNITFFKESDNTLFLHLDALLNTDLKLIIVTSKQNFSTIGKVICTITEDNQVLKDTMLIPSESYVYEKGSYLLEYKQSTINVIHVDEMQKFPKLLLESDNSKEVLNIFEEDEESLRAILNPMAQTYDLRLDIFTLVEGWIQVNITSKKYGEISKFIKSAKQLLPSKIIQTEDMATYIIQKLTHYNKKITFAESCTGGLLSYYFTSKNGASNILDGALVTYSNEIKANWLAVEESTLEEYGAVSAPVVKEMAEGAINVSEADYALSISGIAGDTGGTVEKPVGTVFIGIKNNKASLEMHLQLSGDRNYVQNQSVLYAVKLLLLSDKDIFFEI from the coding sequence ATGAAATTACATCTCATATTTGTCGGAAATAAATTTATTTATAACAATTCTTTAAAAGAGTATGTTCAAAGAAGCATATCAAAGAGTTTTGATTTTATAGATAATATAACTTTTTTTAAAGAGAGCGACAATACGCTTTTTTTACATCTGGATGCTTTGTTAAACACAGATTTAAAACTTATAATAGTTACTTCAAAACAAAATTTTTCAACTATCGGTAAAGTAATATGTACAATAACCGAAGATAATCAAGTTCTAAAAGACACAATGTTGATACCATCGGAATCTTACGTATATGAAAAAGGAAGTTACCTTTTAGAGTATAAACAAAGTACAATAAACGTTATTCATGTCGATGAGATGCAAAAATTTCCTAAACTGTTGTTGGAGTCAGATAATTCAAAAGAGGTATTGAATATCTTTGAAGAGGATGAAGAGAGTTTACGGGCTATTTTAAATCCTATGGCTCAAACTTATGATCTGCGTTTAGATATCTTTACTTTGGTCGAGGGATGGATACAGGTAAATATTACAAGTAAAAAATACGGTGAGATATCAAAGTTTATAAAATCTGCAAAACAGCTTTTGCCTTCAAAAATAATCCAAACAGAAGATATGGCTACATATATAATCCAAAAACTTACACATTATAATAAAAAAATAACTTTTGCAGAGAGTTGTACAGGTGGTTTGTTGTCTTATTATTTTACCTCAAAAAACGGCGCTTCAAATATACTTGATGGTGCATTAGTTACATACTCAAATGAGATAAAAGCAAATTGGCTTGCAGTGGAAGAGAGTACATTAGAAGAGTACGGGGCTGTTAGTGCCCCTGTGGTAAAAGAGATGGCTGAGGGTGCTATAAATGTAAGTGAAGCAGACTACGCACTCTCAATAAGCGGAATAGCAGGTGATACTGGCGGAACTGTAGAGAAGCCTGTAGGTACGGTTTTTATAGGTATAAAAAACAATAAAGCATCATTAGAGATGCACTTACAACTAAGCGGTGATAGAAACTATGTACAAAATCAAAGTGTACTGTATGCAGTTAAGTTATTGCTTCTGAGTGATAAAGATATATTTTTTGAAATTTAG
- the ileS gene encoding isoleucine--tRNA ligase: protein MDYKETLLLPTTSFAMRGNLIENEPKRYASWDDKKVYEKMKAKRKDADSFTFHDGPPYANGHTHIGHALNKTLKDIIVKYNYFNGKSVRFTPGWDCHGLPIEQQVEKKLGGKAKKEQLEVSKVRELCREHAAKFVDIQKDEFKKLGIIADWENPYVTMDYKFEANIYRTLCNVAKKGLLVERSKPVYWSWAERTALAEAEVEYEDKESHSIYVAFELSDEAKAKAGLVGKAALVIWTTTPWTLPANTGISLHPEEKYVLTTDGYIVAQALYESLLELGVVKGEIAQEVEQSALENQVATNPLNGRTSKVVLGDHVMMDSGTGGVHTAPGHGEDDYRVGLKYDLEVVMPVDETGCYDETIVRDGLLPNPEEFVGKLIFKCNDRILELLGDALLYDSKFTHSYPHCWRSHTPLIFRATKQWFISVDGKPEGQDKTLRDIALSEVEKTSFFPETGRNRLNSMVENRPDWCISRQRDWGVPIAFFRVKATGEVILDEKVLNFTAMVFEMHGSDAWYSMPTEQLLYPGSGYSADEVEKVSDILDVWFDSGSTWYSVIKSRNYDAGKFQADLYVEGSDQHRGWFQSSMFLSAAIEHVAPYKAVVTHGFTVDEKGEKMSKSKGNVIAPEKVLKQYGSEILRLWVASSDYQGDLKISDGILKQTAESYRKLRNTFRFLLANINDLETLTPVEDMGELDKWILSVAGNVFESVHTSFSKYNYVNGMNTLNNFIANELSGIYMDITKDRLYCDGENDTHRRASQSAMAMIVKQLLTLMAPIITYTCDEIVENAPAIIKGDAEDIFDFIYEPMVKVESSFDGEYMKKARFGFGSAIDALKKDKTIKSALELVIYTNSDKVLALESVEAEDWFVVSGVSNEKGQTELESFKVDDDEFIIYKAEAHKCPRCWKFNSEAEDATCARCSEVLA from the coding sequence ATGGACTACAAAGAAACACTACTATTACCAACGACTAGCTTTGCTATGCGTGGAAACTTGATTGAAAACGAACCAAAGCGTTATGCTTCTTGGGATGATAAAAAAGTTTACGAAAAAATGAAAGCAAAACGTAAAGATGCGGACAGCTTTACATTTCATGACGGACCTCCGTATGCAAACGGTCATACACATATCGGTCATGCACTAAACAAAACTCTAAAAGATATCATTGTCAAATATAACTATTTTAACGGTAAAAGTGTTCGTTTTACTCCGGGTTGGGATTGTCACGGTTTACCGATAGAACAGCAAGTTGAGAAAAAACTTGGCGGTAAAGCTAAAAAAGAACAACTGGAAGTTTCAAAAGTTCGTGAACTTTGTCGCGAACACGCAGCAAAATTTGTAGATATTCAAAAAGATGAGTTTAAAAAACTGGGGATTATTGCCGACTGGGAAAACCCATATGTAACAATGGACTATAAGTTCGAAGCAAACATCTACCGTACACTTTGTAACGTAGCTAAAAAAGGTCTTTTAGTTGAGCGTAGCAAACCTGTATATTGGTCATGGGCTGAGCGTACAGCTTTAGCTGAAGCAGAAGTTGAATATGAAGACAAAGAGTCACACTCTATCTATGTAGCATTTGAGTTAAGTGATGAAGCCAAAGCTAAAGCAGGTCTAGTTGGTAAAGCCGCACTTGTTATATGGACTACGACTCCTTGGACACTTCCTGCAAATACCGGTATATCTTTACACCCTGAAGAAAAATACGTTTTAACTACTGATGGTTATATCGTAGCACAGGCACTTTACGAGTCACTATTAGAGTTAGGCGTAGTTAAAGGTGAGATAGCTCAGGAAGTGGAACAATCAGCACTTGAGAACCAAGTAGCTACAAATCCGTTAAACGGACGTACATCTAAAGTTGTTTTAGGCGATCATGTAATGATGGACAGCGGTACGGGTGGTGTTCACACTGCACCTGGTCACGGTGAGGATGATTACCGTGTCGGTCTTAAGTATGATTTAGAAGTTGTAATGCCAGTTGATGAGACCGGATGCTATGATGAAACTATAGTTCGTGATGGACTTTTACCAAACCCTGAAGAGTTTGTGGGTAAACTGATTTTCAAATGTAACGATAGAATTTTAGAACTTTTAGGTGATGCACTTTTATATGACTCTAAATTTACTCACTCGTATCCACACTGTTGGAGAAGTCATACTCCATTGATTTTCCGTGCTACTAAGCAGTGGTTTATCTCGGTTGACGGCAAACCTGAAGGACAAGACAAAACTCTTCGCGATATAGCTTTAAGTGAAGTTGAAAAAACGTCATTTTTCCCTGAAACCGGAAGAAACAGACTTAACTCTATGGTTGAGAACAGACCTGATTGGTGTATATCTCGTCAGCGTGATTGGGGTGTGCCAATAGCATTCTTTAGAGTAAAAGCTACAGGCGAAGTTATTTTAGATGAGAAAGTTCTAAACTTTACGGCTATGGTATTTGAGATGCACGGAAGTGATGCATGGTACTCAATGCCGACTGAACAATTACTATATCCCGGAAGCGGTTACAGTGCTGATGAAGTTGAAAAAGTAAGCGATATTTTAGACGTATGGTTTGATTCTGGTTCAACTTGGTACTCTGTAATCAAGTCTCGCAACTACGATGCAGGTAAGTTTCAAGCAGACCTTTATGTAGAAGGAAGTGACCAACACCGCGGTTGGTTCCAGTCTTCTATGTTCTTAAGTGCTGCGATAGAGCATGTAGCACCGTACAAAGCTGTTGTAACTCACGGTTTCACTGTTGATGAAAAAGGTGAAAAGATGAGTAAATCTAAAGGTAATGTTATAGCACCTGAAAAAGTGTTAAAACAATACGGAAGTGAGATTTTACGTCTATGGGTAGCATCTAGTGACTACCAAGGGGATTTAAAAATCTCAGATGGCATCTTAAAACAGACTGCCGAGAGTTACCGTAAACTAAGAAATACTTTTAGATTTTTACTTGCAAATATCAACGACCTTGAAACGCTTACACCTGTAGAAGATATGGGTGAGCTTGATAAGTGGATACTAAGCGTTGCCGGTAATGTGTTTGAGAGTGTACATACTTCGTTTAGCAAATACAACTATGTAAACGGTATGAATACACTTAACAACTTCATCGCAAACGAGTTAAGCGGTATCTACATGGATATCACTAAAGACAGACTTTACTGTGACGGTGAAAATGATACTCACAGACGTGCATCTCAAAGTGCTATGGCTATGATAGTTAAACAGCTTCTTACTCTAATGGCTCCTATCATTACTTACACTTGTGATGAGATAGTTGAGAATGCTCCTGCTATCATTAAAGGTGATGCTGAGGATATCTTTGACTTTATTTATGAGCCGATGGTAAAAGTTGAAAGCAGTTTTGATGGCGAGTATATGAAAAAAGCTCGTTTTGGTTTTGGTTCTGCGATAGATGCACTTAAAAAAGACAAAACTATAAAATCTGCTTTAGAGCTTGTAATATACACTAACTCGGATAAAGTTTTAGCACTTGAGAGTGTTGAAGCTGAAGACTGGTTCGTGGTTTCAGGCGTAAGTAATGAAAAAGGTCAGACTGAACTTGAAAGCTTTAAAGTTGATGATGATGAGTTTATCATCTACAAAGCTGAAGCTCACAAATGTCCACGTTGTTGGAAATTTAACTCTGAAGCTGAAGACGCAACGTGTGCTAGATGTAGCGAGGTTTTAGCCTAA
- a CDS encoding antibiotic biosynthesis monooxygenase family protein, translated as MILEVAILDVKVGQENDFEIAFEKAQSIISKIKGYVSHQLQKCIETPNRYILLVNWELLEDHTEGFRGSEEYQEWKTLLHHFYNPFPTVEHFKPVTYNKILK; from the coding sequence ATGATATTAGAAGTAGCGATTTTAGATGTAAAGGTTGGTCAGGAAAATGATTTTGAAATTGCATTTGAAAAAGCACAGTCCATTATTTCAAAAATTAAAGGTTATGTGTCACATCAATTGCAAAAGTGTATCGAAACACCAAATAGATATATTTTACTTGTAAACTGGGAGTTGTTGGAAGATCATACGGAAGGTTTTAGAGGTTCAGAAGAATATCAAGAGTGGAAGACATTACTTCACCATTTTTATAATCCTTTTCCTACAGTAGAACATTTTAAGCCAGTAACTTATAACAAAATCCTGAAATAA
- a CDS encoding FtsW/RodA/SpoVE family cell cycle protein: MWRIDKHILAQFDFISIILIIPLVLTSNWLINEAVPALAQKQIAYVGVAAIVFIIVFLLPIRRMSWLIPLIYWINILLLLAVEFFGTTRGMGAQRWLELPFINATIQPSEFVKPALILMLAYLINKTPPPRDGYQIKEFLILSAYILLPFILIVKEPDLGTALVLLIIGYGTLFFIGVNWKIWAVIVSGILLLSPLVYKFGLHDYQKTRIKDFISEKPSYHVQQSIIAIGSGGLSGKSKEEATQTQMKFLPIATSDFIFAFLVERTGFLGALGIILVYVLLILHLLSLSIFNSDYYIKVVTIAISFMIFVYMGVNISMTIGYAPVVGVPLPMFSYGGSSFLNFLILFAIMQNLITFQYKDMYDARGTKSFL; this comes from the coding sequence TTGTGGAGAATTGATAAGCATATTTTAGCACAATTTGATTTCATTTCTATTATTCTTATCATACCATTGGTTCTAACTTCTAACTGGTTGATAAATGAAGCCGTCCCTGCACTTGCCCAAAAACAGATTGCATACGTCGGTGTAGCTGCAATTGTTTTTATTATTGTTTTTCTTTTGCCTATTAGAAGAATGAGTTGGCTTATTCCCCTGATTTATTGGATTAATATCTTATTGTTGCTTGCTGTAGAGTTTTTTGGAACAACTAGGGGAATGGGTGCTCAAAGATGGCTTGAACTCCCTTTTATAAATGCTACTATCCAACCATCAGAGTTTGTAAAACCCGCCCTAATTCTTATGCTTGCATATCTAATCAATAAAACACCGCCCCCACGTGATGGCTATCAAATAAAAGAGTTTCTTATATTAAGTGCTTATATCTTACTTCCATTTATCTTGATTGTAAAAGAGCCTGATTTAGGTACGGCACTGGTACTTCTTATTATCGGCTACGGTACTTTGTTTTTTATTGGGGTGAACTGGAAAATATGGGCGGTTATTGTCTCTGGGATATTATTGCTTTCACCCTTAGTATATAAATTCGGTCTGCATGATTATCAAAAGACACGTATAAAAGATTTCATCAGTGAAAAACCTTCCTACCACGTCCAACAATCCATAATAGCAATCGGTTCAGGCGGATTAAGCGGAAAAAGCAAAGAGGAAGCTACCCAAACTCAAATGAAGTTTTTGCCCATAGCTACAAGTGATTTTATATTTGCTTTTTTAGTTGAACGTACCGGATTTTTGGGAGCACTTGGTATTATACTTGTTTATGTGCTACTTATATTGCATCTGCTTAGTCTTAGTATATTTAATTCAGATTATTATATAAAAGTGGTAACCATAGCCATATCGTTTATGATATTTGTATATATGGGTGTAAATATATCCATGACTATAGGATATGCCCCTGTTGTCGGAGTTCCATTACCTATGTTTAGTTATGGGGGGAGTAGCTTTTTAAACTTTTTGATTCTTTTTGCGATTATGCAAAATCTGATTACTTTTCAATATAAAGATATGTACGATGCTAGAGGGACTAAAAGCTTTTTATAA
- the trmB gene encoding tRNA (guanosine(46)-N7)-methyltransferase TrmB yields MPHLHIEKFNKLELPYEKNGVSFNFFAQNTKHDDEMLISTTVEDEDFFLLLKDDENKTLLKTDKLTRPASTQKVHNALLTYAKEANLKVISSNVHTSAKNIHLEKITALKKIEYFADKFPDAKNVAIEVGFGSGRHLLHQAKNNPNTLYIGIEIHRPSIEQVLKQINIQELDNLLVLDYDARLFMELIPSNRVGQIFVHFPVPWDKKPHRRVISTSFIEEARRVLKVGGTLELRTDSENYYAYSYETFINFPKIELNIRKNSDIEVSSKYEDRWKRMEKNIYDVTMLNDLESEQFCIDGDFKFSEYNNANNKKLLDLGGVTKRFEGGFIHFERTYILEKGIMLRVSMGSYDRPEHLYILISANEINYYPSMPLKSRSNIRAHKILNEVLNG; encoded by the coding sequence ATGCCACACCTACACATAGAAAAATTTAATAAATTGGAACTGCCGTATGAAAAAAACGGTGTTTCTTTTAATTTTTTTGCGCAAAATACAAAACACGATGATGAAATGCTTATCTCAACTACCGTTGAAGATGAGGATTTCTTTTTACTTTTAAAAGACGATGAAAATAAAACACTTTTAAAAACTGATAAATTAACACGCCCTGCATCCACTCAAAAAGTACATAATGCACTGCTTACATATGCCAAAGAAGCAAACTTGAAAGTAATTAGTTCAAATGTACATACAAGTGCTAAAAATATACACTTGGAAAAAATTACTGCTTTAAAAAAAATAGAGTATTTTGCAGATAAATTTCCTGATGCAAAAAATGTAGCCATAGAGGTTGGATTTGGTTCGGGAAGGCATCTACTGCATCAAGCTAAAAACAATCCGAATACTTTATATATCGGTATCGAGATACACCGTCCTTCAATTGAGCAGGTATTGAAGCAGATTAATATTCAAGAATTAGACAATTTGCTTGTATTAGACTATGATGCAAGGCTGTTTATGGAACTGATTCCTTCAAATAGAGTAGGGCAGATATTTGTACATTTCCCTGTTCCTTGGGATAAAAAACCTCATAGACGCGTAATATCTACCTCTTTTATAGAAGAAGCTAGACGTGTATTAAAAGTCGGCGGTACATTAGAGCTTCGAACAGACAGTGAAAACTATTATGCATACTCTTACGAGACTTTTATAAATTTTCCTAAAATAGAATTAAATATAAGAAAAAACTCCGATATTGAAGTAAGTTCCAAGTATGAAGACAGATGGAAAAGGATGGAGAAAAACATCTATGACGTAACAATGCTCAACGATTTAGAATCCGAACAGTTTTGTATAGATGGTGATTTTAAGTTTAGCGAGTATAATAATGCAAATAATAAAAAGTTATTAGACTTAGGTGGAGTTACAAAAAGATTTGAGGGCGGTTTTATACATTTTGAAAGAACTTACATATTGGAAAAAGGAATTATGTTAAGGGTATCTATGGGGAGTTATGATAGACCGGAGCATTTATATATTCTTATAAGTGCTAATGAGATAAACTATTATCCATCGATGCCTTTGAAGTCAAGAAGTAATATAAGAGCGCATAAAATTTTAAACGAGGTTTTAAATGGATAA
- a CDS encoding AraC family transcriptional regulator translates to MKKTTKDDYLQSIYKVIFYIEQNYSEDLTLEELSKVAGFSKYHFHRIFKSIVGENLSEYIRRVRLSSTTLKFKTNLNITQIAQISGYETNASFSKAFKNHFGITPKEFSKNAKKRKGDKMLKPKILNIDPIDVLYARKTGDYRTSADEAWNVIVDFAYANDLSGKVKFRYGIAHDNPAIVESDKIRYDACLEINDKSIKPNGKIQAKQLSGGKYAVFMHNGSYEQLDKTYKNIGDWIVDSGVELRDEPQFQKYLDLDPREVEVQDLQTEIYVPIK, encoded by the coding sequence ATGAAAAAGACAACAAAAGATGATTATCTTCAAAGTATATACAAAGTCATTTTTTATATTGAACAAAATTACAGTGAAGATTTAACTCTTGAGGAATTATCAAAAGTTGCAGGTTTTTCAAAATACCATTTTCATAGAATTTTCAAATCAATCGTAGGTGAGAATTTGAGTGAGTATATCAGAAGAGTAAGGCTATCAAGCACAACTTTGAAGTTTAAGACAAATCTAAATATTACGCAAATCGCACAAATAAGCGGATATGAAACAAATGCCTCTTTTTCAAAAGCTTTTAAAAATCATTTTGGGATAACTCCAAAAGAGTTTTCAAAAAATGCAAAAAAGAGAAAAGGAGATAAGATGTTAAAACCTAAAATTCTAAATATAGACCCTATAGACGTACTTTATGCAAGAAAAACAGGAGACTATAGAACTTCTGCAGATGAAGCATGGAATGTAATAGTTGATTTTGCATATGCAAACGATTTATCAGGAAAAGTTAAATTCAGATACGGCATCGCTCATGATAATCCTGCTATCGTTGAAAGCGATAAAATCAGATATGACGCATGTTTAGAGATAAACGACAAGTCCATAAAACCAAACGGAAAAATACAAGCAAAACAACTAAGCGGTGGCAAATATGCCGTATTTATGCATAATGGTTCATATGAACAACTAGATAAAACATATAAGAATATAGGAGATTGGATAGTAGATAGCGGTGTGGAACTAAGAGATGAACCACAATTTCAAAAGTATCTTGACCTTGACCCCAGAGAAGTTGAAGTTCAAGATTTACAAACAGAGATTTATGTACCGATAAAATGA
- a CDS encoding cupin domain-containing protein, translated as MKQIKKLSEDINYTAINLGNLDKLMEYSLIHPVNKQEIEGKVFLKEATKATGSEISFNSLPPKTEQPYFHIHYKNEETYIILKGYGFFQVDGKYFNIEEGSVIRVAPNGVRGIRNDSEETMVYIVIQSKENSLEEYTTNDGERVPFEPKWKK; from the coding sequence ATGAAACAAATTAAAAAATTATCAGAAGATATAAATTACACTGCAATAAATTTAGGTAATTTAGATAAGTTAATGGAATATTCTTTAATTCATCCTGTTAACAAACAAGAGATTGAAGGAAAAGTTTTTTTAAAAGAAGCCACAAAAGCAACAGGTTCGGAAATTTCATTTAATTCACTTCCTCCTAAAACAGAACAGCCATATTTCCATATTCATTATAAAAATGAAGAGACATATATTATTTTAAAAGGATATGGTTTTTTTCAAGTTGATGGCAAATATTTTAATATTGAAGAAGGTAGTGTTATAAGAGTTGCACCAAATGGAGTGAGAGGAATAAGAAATGATTCTGAAGAGACAATGGTATATATTGTGATTCAATCTAAAGAAAATTCACTTGAAGAATATACTACAAATGACGGTGAAAGAGTTCCTTTTGAACCAAAATGGAAAAAATAA
- a CDS encoding RluA family pseudouridine synthase yields the protein MDNTQSYICNDSERLDVFLAEKLAQSRSQVAQLIKKECVYVNNKAVSRAGIKLKENQIIRIEFPELKEEKPLEIDFSVEVLYEDNELLVINKPSGLTVHPAPSVKEATLVDWLKHKGIRLSTISGEERHGIVHRLDKGTSGVMVVAKNNEAHQALSEQLQDKSMGRFYLAVIEPPLKDDITFIEAPIKRSSNNRLKMACEAGGKDAKTAFKQLMLSDDEKYQLIACKLFTGRTHQIRVHLETKSRHIVGDHLYGTTKKDDKSERILLHAYELHFIHPKTNKMVSFVAPIEQKMKKFIDKKFDTEQINEVIKPQFIIDSFNNPNP from the coding sequence ATGGATAACACGCAAAGTTATATTTGTAACGATTCTGAACGTTTAGATGTTTTTTTGGCTGAAAAACTAGCACAAAGTCGTTCACAAGTTGCACAACTAATTAAAAAAGAGTGTGTATATGTTAATAATAAAGCAGTATCCAGAGCAGGTATAAAACTCAAAGAAAATCAGATTATAAGAATTGAATTTCCGGAACTAAAAGAGGAAAAACCGTTAGAGATAGACTTTAGTGTAGAGGTCTTATATGAAGATAATGAGCTATTGGTTATAAACAAGCCCAGCGGTTTAACGGTGCATCCCGCACCAAGTGTTAAAGAAGCTACACTTGTTGATTGGCTTAAACATAAAGGCATCAGACTCTCTACTATAAGCGGTGAAGAGCGTCATGGGATAGTGCATCGTTTGGATAAAGGAACAAGCGGTGTAATGGTTGTTGCAAAAAACAATGAAGCCCATCAAGCTTTAAGCGAACAACTTCAAGATAAAAGTATGGGTCGTTTCTATCTTGCTGTAATAGAACCGCCTTTAAAAGATGATATAACGTTTATAGAAGCCCCAATAAAAAGAAGTTCTAACAACCGTTTAAAAATGGCTTGTGAAGCAGGCGGTAAAGATGCTAAAACAGCATTTAAACAACTAATGCTCAGTGATGATGAAAAATATCAGCTTATAGCCTGCAAACTCTTTACGGGCAGGACTCATCAGATACGTGTGCATCTTGAGACAAAGAGCCGTCATATAGTTGGTGATCACTTGTATGGTACGACAAAAAAAGATGATAAATCGGAACGAATTTTGCTCCATGCATACGAGTTACATTTTATACATCCAAAAACAAATAAGATGGTTTCATTTGTAGCTCCGATTGAGCAAAAAATGAAAAAATTTATAGATAAAAAATTTGATACGGAGCAAATAAATGAAGTTATTAAACCTCAGTTCATTATTGACAGTTTTAACAATCCTAATCCTTAG
- a CDS encoding fibronectin type III domain-containing protein, which produces MKLLNLSSLLTVLTILILSGCTVKPKPKEEAVIDSSLPKVVLTKTATKSSMKSIALEWKRINDKRVKGIYIFRESLDENLSQQDSYYETINNRFSTHFLDTNVKPSKRYNYYFVTYSDKAQGERSEVYQAATKPVLESVTWIYAANNMPRSAKIIWRPHTNKLVRAYEIQRKTLDETKWETVARVDGRLSAEYIDLDLKDSYTYQYNVRALTYNGITSKASEIVKSITKDLPLEITNIKASNNLAKKIIISWNKSNQEDFSHYNLYRSSEIDGGYELIAKLVNNRFEDVIEKDGAKYFYRVGAVDKDGLESIHDRHSVQGVSLSKPLPPAVVDASLINNKVILKWKKNDPRAVSYTVRKTYKKGLFDKVVDEFKDINNNTFQDLDISPKTTYYYQVISVDKNSIESEPSIEVIIETKDIK; this is translated from the coding sequence ATGAAGTTATTAAACCTCAGTTCATTATTGACAGTTTTAACAATCCTAATCCTTAGCGGTTGTACGGTTAAACCTAAACCAAAAGAAGAAGCGGTAATAGATTCATCTTTGCCAAAAGTAGTATTAACAAAAACAGCTACCAAATCTAGTATGAAATCTATAGCACTTGAATGGAAGAGAATAAACGATAAAAGAGTTAAAGGCATATATATTTTTAGAGAGTCTTTAGATGAAAACCTTTCTCAACAAGATTCTTATTATGAAACCATTAACAACAGATTTTCAACTCACTTTCTTGATACAAACGTAAAACCTTCTAAAAGATACAACTATTACTTTGTAACGTACAGTGATAAGGCTCAAGGTGAGAGAAGTGAAGTTTATCAAGCTGCAACAAAACCTGTTTTAGAATCTGTTACATGGATATATGCCGCTAACAATATGCCAAGAAGTGCAAAAATAATATGGCGTCCCCATACAAACAAACTTGTTCGTGCATATGAAATTCAAAGAAAAACACTCGATGAGACAAAATGGGAAACTGTAGCTAGAGTAGATGGTCGTTTAAGTGCAGAATATATAGATTTAGATTTAAAAGACAGTTATACATACCAGTATAATGTTCGCGCACTTACCTATAACGGAATTACGTCTAAAGCCAGTGAAATTGTAAAGTCTATAACAAAAGATTTACCTCTGGAGATTACAAATATAAAAGCCAGCAATAATTTGGCGAAAAAAATAATAATATCATGGAATAAATCAAATCAAGAAGATTTTTCACATTATAATCTTTATAGATCAAGTGAAATAGACGGTGGGTACGAGTTAATAGCCAAATTGGTAAATAATCGTTTTGAAGATGTTATTGAAAAAGACGGTGCAAAATATTTTTACAGAGTCGGTGCAGTGGACAAAGATGGGTTAGAATCTATTCATGACAGACATTCCGTTCAAGGTGTAAGCCTTTCAAAACCGCTTCCTCCTGCGGTTGTAGATGCAAGCTTGATAAATAACAAAGTTATTCTTAAATGGAAAAAGAATGACCCAAGAGCAGTAAGTTATACGGTCAGAAAAACTTATAAAAAAGGACTTTTCGATAAAGTTGTAGATGAGTTTAAAGATATAAATAACAATACATTTCAAGATTTAGACATAAGTCCTAAAACAACTTATTATTATCAAGTTATTTCAGTAGATAAAAACTCAATAGAATCAGAACCGAGTATAGAAGTGATAATAGAGACTAAAGATATAAAATAA